From one Erythrobacter sp. HKB08 genomic stretch:
- a CDS encoding site-specific DNA-methyltransferase, translating into MGRVVKLHGEEIELPLADNSSEALKIFRAANERFREVPWPAPYSSTNHELRLGDARNLSFLEDASVHLVVTSPPYWTLKQYEGSEGQMGDVEDYEEFLDELDKVWRECARVLVPGGRIVCVVGDVCVPRKKGGRHYVMPLHADIQVRARGVGLDCLTPIMWHKIANGVTEAEGNGAGFYGKPYQPGAVVKNDIEYILFMRKGGGYRKVDPLQKALSMLTKQEMQSWWRSIWTDIRGASTRRGHPAPYPPALAERLIRMFSFAGDIVLDPFGGTGSTAVAALNSGRNSISLDIESAYIDIARSNLTKAVSTKRKVGAIDAHLIDVTQSGLNKERNCDDVQGAEKVSVPI; encoded by the coding sequence ATGGGTAGGGTCGTCAAACTCCACGGCGAAGAGATAGAGTTACCGCTTGCTGACAACAGCTCGGAAGCGCTCAAAATCTTCAGGGCAGCGAACGAAAGGTTCCGAGAAGTTCCTTGGCCAGCACCATACTCTTCAACCAACCACGAACTTCGATTGGGGGATGCCCGGAATTTGTCTTTTCTAGAAGACGCCTCGGTGCACCTAGTGGTCACTTCACCGCCGTACTGGACCTTGAAGCAATACGAAGGTTCTGAAGGTCAAATGGGTGATGTCGAGGATTATGAGGAGTTTTTGGACGAACTCGACAAGGTTTGGAGGGAATGTGCGCGGGTATTAGTTCCTGGTGGTCGAATTGTGTGTGTTGTCGGTGATGTTTGCGTCCCTCGAAAAAAGGGGGGCAGGCACTACGTAATGCCTCTTCATGCAGATATCCAAGTGCGAGCGCGTGGCGTTGGACTAGACTGTCTGACGCCAATAATGTGGCATAAAATTGCCAATGGGGTCACTGAAGCTGAAGGTAACGGTGCTGGCTTTTACGGAAAACCATACCAGCCCGGAGCAGTGGTGAAAAACGACATTGAATATATTCTTTTCATGAGAAAAGGGGGGGGGTACCGTAAAGTCGACCCCCTACAAAAAGCACTGTCAATGCTGACAAAGCAAGAAATGCAAAGTTGGTGGCGGAGTATATGGACGGATATTAGAGGAGCCTCCACACGGCGGGGGCACCCTGCTCCGTATCCACCAGCGTTGGCCGAGCGCTTGATTAGGATGTTTTCGTTCGCTGGAGATATCGTTCTCGATCCATTTGGCGGTACCGGCAGCACCGCGGTGGCAGCTCTTAACTCCGGACGGAATTCTATTAGCCTTGATATCGAAAGCGCCTACATTGATATCGCAAGGTCGAATTTGACTAAGGCAGTATCCACAAAGCGAAAAGTTGGCGCCATTGACGCCCATCTGATCGATGTTACGCAATCTGGCTTGAATAAGGAGCGAAATTGCGATGACGTACAAGGTGCTGAAAAGGTTTCAGTCCCTATTTAA
- a CDS encoding sensor domain-containing diguanylate cyclase, translating into MGDLGFAKRELRALYGLLADSSEDIVFTADRRGFVVQAQRSFEALGFALGDLLIGPHVLDLAEPATADPLASSLRATLKGRQLGCEGEFRARRVGQWFRFRLRAIGDGQGGVCGVLGHLRNIEQAKRLEERVFKSEMTDPLTEATNRRAFLSMLGHLVERGSGGTLALVAIDGLRQVNRKHGLTEGDRLLVAFADFLRGTMPNCTTISRASSDSFGLLMPMMSQDEATGWATHLVEKWRGLGSRDSAQPTISIGLAEIGASLDVTLNNAELALKLAKAKGGNTVEPAGERLSRRRMMRIPARAIPLGG; encoded by the coding sequence TTGGGGGATCTCGGGTTCGCAAAGCGCGAGCTTAGGGCGTTGTACGGCCTGCTCGCGGACAGTTCGGAAGATATCGTGTTCACCGCCGACAGGCGCGGGTTCGTGGTGCAGGCGCAGCGCAGTTTCGAAGCGCTGGGCTTTGCGCTGGGCGACCTGCTGATCGGGCCGCATGTGCTCGACCTGGCGGAGCCGGCAACCGCCGATCCGCTGGCAAGCTCGCTGCGCGCAACGCTCAAGGGGCGCCAACTCGGCTGCGAGGGCGAGTTCAGGGCGCGGCGCGTCGGCCAGTGGTTCAGGTTCCGCCTGCGCGCCATCGGCGACGGGCAGGGCGGGGTGTGCGGCGTGCTCGGCCATTTGCGCAATATCGAACAGGCCAAGCGGCTCGAGGAGCGGGTGTTCAAGAGCGAGATGACCGATCCGCTGACCGAGGCGACCAATCGCCGCGCATTCCTCTCTATGCTCGGCCATTTGGTCGAGCGCGGATCGGGCGGCACGCTGGCGCTCGTCGCGATCGACGGGCTGCGGCAGGTGAACCGCAAGCATGGCCTGACCGAAGGTGACCGGCTGCTCGTCGCATTCGCCGATTTCCTGCGCGGGACGATGCCCAATTGCACCACGATCTCGCGCGCCAGCAGCGACAGTTTCGGCCTGCTCATGCCGATGATGTCGCAGGACGAGGCGACCGGCTGGGCGACGCACTTGGTGGAGAAATGGCGCGGTCTGGGCTCTCGCGATAGTGCCCAGCCGACGATCAGCATCGGCCTTGCCGAGATCGGGGCGAGCCTCGACGTGACGCTCAACAATGCGGAACTGGCGCTCAAACTCGCCAAGGCGAAGGGCGGCAATACGGTCGAACCTGCCGGCGAGCGCCTTTCGCGCCGCCGCATGATGCGTATTCCGGCACGGGCGATACCGCTCGGCGGTTAA
- a CDS encoding GNAT family N-acetyltransferase, protein MTPVPTLETPRFTLRAIEPSDTPALLTTLGDEAQCRYLTRPKFDSEEELAGWLFDPDWNGRTWIAEDKTSGEVAARFVAVPAHEDGVAELGWITVIARQGEGVASECTAALIDHLFAAEDHRKLTAEVDVDNTPSIRLLEKLGFTREAHLREHETTHIGLRDVLLYGLLKSEWQAARG, encoded by the coding sequence ATGACCCCGGTCCCCACTCTCGAAACGCCGCGCTTCACCCTGCGCGCCATCGAGCCGTCGGACACGCCTGCGCTGCTGACGACGCTCGGCGACGAGGCGCAGTGCCGCTATCTCACCCGCCCGAAGTTCGACAGCGAGGAAGAGCTCGCCGGATGGCTGTTCGACCCCGACTGGAACGGCCGCACCTGGATTGCCGAGGACAAGACGAGCGGCGAGGTCGCCGCGCGCTTCGTCGCGGTCCCTGCGCATGAGGATGGGGTGGCCGAACTCGGCTGGATCACCGTGATCGCGCGGCAGGGCGAGGGCGTCGCGAGCGAATGCACCGCCGCGCTCATCGACCACCTCTTCGCAGCGGAAGACCACCGCAAGCTCACTGCCGAGGTCGATGTCGACAACACCCCCTCGATCCGCCTGCTCGAAAAGCTCGGCTTTACCCGCGAGGCGCATCTTCGCGAGCACGAGACGACCCATATCGGCCTGCGCGACGTGCTGCTCTACGGGCTCCTGAAAAGCGAGTGGCAGGCCGCGCGGGGCTAG
- a CDS encoding Tad domain-containing protein: MIEKLRKLWQDRRGNVLMISAIGAASMVGAAGIGVDTVQWYLWNRQLQQAVDSGAMAGAYGLHYGTDVTNTATGEIDRNFVDAFNVIRIVHPPQEGAYTGDTGAVEIVATTSQSLPFSSLFMDTPPTIRVRSVAATVAGGEHCVIALAENGTGIYVHGNADVNLGCGAAANSRVTSAVDLTGTSWLNADPISAVGGISYSDRNIPDDATLLPYGLPVEDPLASRGLDVPTSPAGCTYNNFTVQPNRTETIFPGRYCNGIALKGNVTMSPGVYIIDRGFFDISSQADVVGEGVTIILTGNSSSNIAELKINGGAKLDLRAPTKLEDPDWYNILFFQDPMGSSVENVINGGSDLKFKGVVYLPNGNVRFNGNAGQNAECLLLVAHRVNFSGTSALDNDCPADYDDVQTRSRIIRVVE; this comes from the coding sequence ATGATCGAAAAGCTGCGCAAATTGTGGCAGGACCGCCGTGGCAACGTGCTGATGATATCGGCAATCGGGGCTGCATCGATGGTCGGCGCTGCCGGCATCGGCGTCGATACCGTCCAGTGGTATTTGTGGAACCGCCAGTTGCAGCAGGCCGTCGATTCAGGTGCCATGGCAGGTGCATACGGCCTCCACTACGGCACCGACGTTACCAACACGGCGACCGGCGAAATCGATCGGAACTTCGTCGATGCGTTCAACGTCATTCGCATCGTCCACCCACCGCAGGAAGGCGCCTATACCGGCGATACCGGGGCAGTCGAAATCGTGGCGACGACAAGCCAGAGCCTGCCCTTCTCCAGCCTGTTCATGGACACCCCGCCGACAATTCGAGTCCGTTCGGTCGCAGCCACGGTCGCGGGCGGGGAACACTGCGTGATCGCGCTCGCCGAGAACGGGACGGGCATCTACGTCCACGGTAATGCCGATGTGAACCTCGGCTGCGGTGCGGCGGCGAACTCGCGGGTCACCAGCGCGGTCGACCTGACCGGTACCAGCTGGCTCAATGCCGACCCGATCAGCGCGGTCGGCGGGATCAGCTATTCCGACCGGAACATTCCCGACGATGCGACCCTGCTGCCCTACGGCCTGCCGGTCGAGGATCCGCTGGCCTCGCGCGGTCTCGACGTTCCGACGAGCCCGGCGGGCTGCACCTACAACAACTTCACCGTCCAGCCGAACCGCACGGAGACGATCTTCCCGGGCCGCTACTGCAATGGCATCGCACTGAAGGGCAATGTGACGATGTCGCCCGGCGTCTACATCATCGATCGCGGCTTCTTCGACATCTCGAGCCAGGCGGACGTGGTCGGCGAAGGTGTGACGATCATCCTTACCGGCAACAGTTCAAGCAACATCGCCGAGCTGAAGATCAACGGCGGTGCCAAGCTCGACCTGCGCGCGCCGACGAAGCTGGAAGACCCGGACTGGTACAACATCCTGTTCTTCCAGGACCCGATGGGCTCGAGTGTCGAAAACGTGATCAACGGCGGCTCCGACCTCAAGTTCAAGGGCGTGGTCTACCTGCCCAACGGCAACGTGCGCTTCAACGGCAATGCAGGTCAGAATGCGGAATGCCTGCTGCTGGTCGCACACCGGGTCAATTTCTCGGGCACGAGCGCGCTCGATAACGACTGCCCCGCCGATTACGACGATGTGCAGACGCGCTCGCGCATCATCCGCGTAGTGGAGTAA
- a CDS encoding SDR family NAD(P)-dependent oxidoreductase, giving the protein MPFAPFDLTGKVALVTGGNGGIGLGMAEGLAQAGADVAIWGRNADKMASAKEKLNATGVKVLAQQVDVTDEKAVDAAMQEIADTFGRLDCCIANAGTGFGRSRFEEMPTELWKKTMETNLDSAFYTLRAASRLMVERARGGEPGGSLVAISSMSAVSGAPGNQPYATTKSAMTGMMKGIAVEYGRYGIRANTVLPGWTMTDLAAPALESEGFEKHVLPRVPVKRWGTPEDFAGIAVYLASDASSYFTGQEVMIDGGYIVF; this is encoded by the coding sequence ATGCCATTTGCGCCATTCGACCTGACCGGGAAAGTCGCCCTAGTGACCGGCGGCAACGGAGGCATCGGCCTCGGCATGGCGGAAGGCCTTGCCCAGGCAGGGGCCGATGTCGCGATCTGGGGCCGCAATGCCGACAAGATGGCGAGCGCGAAGGAAAAGCTCAATGCCACCGGTGTAAAGGTTCTCGCCCAGCAGGTCGACGTGACGGACGAAAAGGCCGTCGATGCCGCGATGCAGGAAATCGCCGACACCTTCGGGCGGCTCGACTGCTGCATAGCCAATGCCGGGACCGGCTTCGGGCGTTCGCGCTTCGAGGAAATGCCGACCGAGCTGTGGAAGAAGACGATGGAGACCAATCTCGACAGCGCCTTCTACACGCTGCGCGCCGCCTCGCGCCTGATGGTCGAGCGCGCGAGGGGCGGCGAGCCGGGCGGTTCGCTGGTCGCGATCTCCTCCATGTCTGCCGTGTCGGGCGCGCCGGGCAACCAGCCCTATGCGACGACGAAATCGGCGATGACCGGCATGATGAAGGGCATCGCGGTCGAATACGGCCGCTACGGCATTCGCGCGAACACCGTGCTGCCAGGCTGGACCATGACCGACCTCGCCGCGCCCGCGCTGGAATCGGAAGGGTTCGAAAAACACGTCCTCCCGCGCGTTCCCGTCAAACGCTGGGGCACGCCAGAGGATTTCGCCGGCATCGCGGTCTATCTCGCGAGCGATGCCTCGTCCTATTTCACCGGCCAGGAAGTGATGATCGACGGCGGCTACATCGTCTTCTGA
- a CDS encoding helix-turn-helix transcriptional regulator: MSVSAYLDSISDSPRTRDARRRLRLATRGSLPSGESANVEIHNASSTGLLIQTGLELAEGDGLIVELPEVGEREARVVWASGRLFGCEFREPVSQAVLSAAELRSAVENDVTLRSGGLAIPGESFGERIRRLRGEAGLTLDAVAERIGVSKPTVWAWEHEKARPTQGHLDALAKLLGATANDLESDWSDPRLTGILAESRESIARSIGIRPDQVKILIEL, encoded by the coding sequence CTGTCCGTATCGGCCTATCTCGACAGTATTTCCGATTCCCCGCGCACGCGTGATGCGCGCAGGCGGCTGCGGCTCGCCACGCGTGGCAGCCTGCCGAGCGGGGAAAGCGCGAATGTCGAAATCCACAATGCCTCGAGCACCGGCCTGCTGATCCAGACCGGGCTGGAGCTGGCGGAAGGCGATGGGCTGATCGTCGAACTGCCCGAAGTCGGCGAACGCGAGGCGCGGGTGGTATGGGCGAGCGGCAGGCTGTTCGGCTGCGAATTCCGCGAACCGGTGTCGCAGGCCGTGTTGAGCGCGGCGGAGCTGCGCAGCGCGGTGGAGAACGATGTTACGCTCAGGAGCGGCGGCCTCGCGATCCCGGGCGAAAGTTTCGGCGAACGGATCCGGCGCCTGCGCGGTGAAGCGGGCCTGACGCTCGATGCGGTTGCCGAGCGGATCGGTGTCAGCAAGCCGACGGTCTGGGCGTGGGAGCACGAGAAGGCGCGCCCGACGCAGGGCCATCTCGACGCGCTAGCAAAACTGCTCGGAGCAACGGCGAACGACCTCGAAAGCGACTGGTCCGACCCGCGCCTGACCGGGATACTCGCCGAGAGCCGCGAGAGCATTGCGCGCTCGATCGGCATCCGGCCCGACCAGGTCAAGATCCTCATAGAACTCTGA
- the apaG gene encoding Co2+/Mg2+ efflux protein ApaG, which produces MKELFQHAATTEGVTVRVAVNFLPEQSQPEAGKWFWVYHIRIENGSDETLQLRTRHWRITDARGMVNHVDGEGVVGEQPVLAPGKSHDYVSGCPLATPHGTMEGFYTFTDEGGEPLEVRIPFFPLAAPAEAN; this is translated from the coding sequence ATGAAGGAACTGTTCCAGCACGCAGCCACCACCGAAGGCGTCACCGTGAGGGTCGCCGTCAACTTCCTGCCCGAGCAATCGCAGCCTGAAGCGGGGAAGTGGTTCTGGGTGTATCACATCCGGATCGAGAACGGTTCTGACGAGACGCTGCAGCTGCGCACACGCCATTGGCGGATCACCGATGCGCGCGGGATGGTGAACCATGTCGATGGCGAAGGCGTGGTCGGCGAACAGCCGGTCCTCGCGCCGGGCAAGAGCCACGACTACGTCTCCGGCTGCCCGCTGGCGACGCCGCATGGCACGATGGAAGGCTTCTACACCTTCACCGACGAGGGCGGAGAACCGCTCGAGGTGCGCATTCCCTTCTTCCCGCTCGCCGCGCCCGCCGAGGCGAATTGA
- a CDS encoding TadE family protein produces the protein MLRALTADREGSSTVDFAYALPVLVAFMLGIVQMGVTLHSSGALRHAAGEGVRLAKVNPDATETEVLDRVRSELTAMDRDKITSLTFERGTSDGADYGRVSINYEVEPIVPFLPIPTITLSESKQAYLPK, from the coding sequence ATGCTGCGCGCGCTTACCGCCGATCGCGAGGGTTCGAGCACGGTCGACTTCGCCTATGCGCTGCCCGTGCTGGTCGCCTTCATGCTCGGCATCGTCCAGATGGGCGTGACACTGCATTCCTCGGGTGCGCTGCGCCATGCCGCGGGCGAAGGGGTACGCCTCGCCAAGGTCAATCCCGACGCGACCGAGACCGAAGTGCTCGACCGCGTTCGCAGCGAACTGACCGCGATGGACAGGGACAAGATCACCTCGCTCACATTCGAGAGAGGCACCTCCGACGGGGCCGACTATGGCCGCGTCTCGATCAATTACGAGGTCGAGCCGATCGTGCCTTTCCTGCCGATCCCGACGATCACCCTGTCGGAATCCAAACAGGCCTACCTGCCCAAATAA
- a CDS encoding S9 family peptidase: MTGRIFAVALATAGLSIAPQALAQETGAQEANASAATADSKPPIIPTAAFAGRSQLKSAKLSPDGSRMAAMVEVEGVTNVVIFDASTRQPVSKFGIEEPADIEWLRWAGNSKLIVSISQPGKFFGDDVLYTRLFLANIDTGDSRYLELKRAGRRESIVDGDNLIHLDDNGNFALVSMQRTIRDYPSVYRFDLYPGGDISEVQGPKDGVWNWYADDAGVVRLGSGWYRNRLRVYYRSDATGDLEMAAKVREEDRRDTFWEVSIIKSGSDEGYVLTEGESGRVGLRKFDFLKEEVIETVYEHPEWDIDEATFLKGEPFAVYYTDDRERVVWFDEQRKKYQGMLESALKEEQVWITSSDRDGDRMLVYAGGENDPGAMYVLTANEGRLDQFAELRPNIDFRTLARPMAVSYEARDGETIRAYLTLPRGRAGTGLPLIIMPHGGPYGVRDKLEYNDEVQLLANRGYAVLQPNFRGSSGYGDRFSNLGRGQIGRKMQDDLDDAMDWAVAQGVADKHRVCVVGGSYGGYAALWAATRNPERYRCAASWAGVTDLDAQLKYDKQFFSRKGSNRWRQRVEGEEDFDLDLVSPANNAEKLTRPILLAHGKDDSVVPFSQFRKMQRALKGSDAEVTELVIEDEGHSFSKPENEKAWYDALVAFLAKHNPAE; encoded by the coding sequence ATGACGGGTCGCATTTTTGCTGTCGCACTGGCGACGGCAGGGTTGAGTATCGCGCCGCAGGCTTTGGCGCAGGAAACGGGCGCGCAGGAGGCGAATGCCTCTGCCGCAACGGCCGATAGCAAGCCGCCGATCATCCCGACCGCCGCTTTCGCCGGGCGCAGCCAGTTGAAGAGCGCGAAGCTCTCTCCCGACGGAAGCCGGATGGCCGCGATGGTCGAAGTGGAAGGCGTGACAAATGTCGTCATTTTCGACGCTTCGACCCGCCAGCCGGTGTCGAAATTCGGTATCGAGGAGCCGGCCGATATCGAGTGGCTGCGCTGGGCCGGCAACAGCAAGCTCATCGTCTCGATTTCGCAGCCGGGCAAATTCTTCGGCGACGACGTGCTCTATACCCGCCTGTTCCTCGCCAATATCGACACGGGCGACAGCCGCTATCTCGAACTGAAGCGGGCAGGGCGCCGGGAATCGATCGTCGATGGCGACAATTTGATTCATCTCGACGATAACGGGAACTTCGCGCTCGTATCGATGCAGCGCACGATCCGCGATTACCCGTCGGTCTATCGTTTCGACCTGTATCCGGGCGGCGACATATCGGAAGTGCAGGGCCCGAAGGACGGCGTGTGGAACTGGTATGCCGATGATGCGGGCGTCGTCCGCCTCGGCTCGGGCTGGTACCGCAATCGCCTGCGCGTCTATTACCGCAGCGATGCGACCGGCGACCTCGAAATGGCCGCCAAGGTCCGTGAAGAAGATCGCAGGGACACCTTCTGGGAAGTGTCGATCATCAAGAGCGGCAGCGACGAAGGCTATGTCCTGACCGAAGGCGAAAGCGGCCGTGTCGGCCTGCGCAAGTTCGACTTCCTCAAGGAAGAGGTGATCGAGACGGTCTACGAGCATCCCGAGTGGGATATCGACGAGGCGACCTTCCTGAAGGGCGAGCCTTTCGCGGTCTATTACACCGACGACCGCGAACGCGTCGTGTGGTTCGACGAGCAGCGTAAGAAATACCAGGGCATGCTCGAAAGCGCGCTCAAGGAAGAGCAGGTCTGGATCACGTCGAGCGACCGCGATGGCGACCGCATGCTGGTCTATGCCGGCGGCGAGAACGATCCGGGTGCGATGTATGTCCTCACCGCGAACGAAGGCCGGCTCGACCAGTTCGCCGAGCTGCGGCCGAACATCGATTTCCGCACGCTCGCCCGGCCCATGGCGGTGAGCTACGAAGCGCGCGACGGCGAAACGATCCGTGCCTATCTCACCCTGCCGCGCGGCCGGGCGGGCACCGGTCTGCCGCTCATTATCATGCCGCATGGCGGACCTTACGGCGTGCGCGACAAGCTGGAATATAACGACGAGGTCCAGCTGCTCGCCAATCGTGGCTATGCCGTGCTGCAGCCCAACTTCCGCGGTTCCTCGGGCTATGGCGACCGGTTCAGCAACCTTGGTCGTGGGCAGATCGGGCGCAAGATGCAGGACGATCTCGACGACGCGATGGACTGGGCGGTCGCACAGGGCGTGGCCGACAAGCACCGCGTGTGCGTGGTCGGCGGCTCCTATGGCGGCTACGCGGCTTTGTGGGCCGCGACCCGCAATCCCGAACGCTATCGCTGCGCGGCCAGCTGGGCAGGGGTCACCGACCTCGATGCGCAGCTCAAATACGACAAGCAGTTCTTCTCGCGAAAGGGCAGCAACCGCTGGCGCCAGCGGGTCGAGGGCGAGGAGGATTTCGACCTCGACCTGGTTTCGCCGGCGAACAATGCGGAAAAGCTGACCCGCCCGATCCTGCTCGCACACGGCAAGGACGATTCGGTCGTGCCGTTCAGCCAGTTCCGCAAGATGCAGCGCGCGCTCAAGGGCAGCGATGCCGAGGTGACCGAGCTCGTGATCGAGGACGAGGGGCACAGCTTCTCGAAGCCGGAAAACGAGAAGGCGTGGTACGATGCGCTGGTCGCCTTCCTCGCGAAGCACAATCCGGCCGAGTGA
- a CDS encoding TadE/TadG family type IV pilus assembly protein, with protein MSLNSLLAQLRRDRKGFGAMELALAMPFLILLGLGTVDASKLISTKIDFEQAAQRGTDFALAKRPNGSDGSYIQAEVASMAGIDAQDVTVTIFLECNGVKQTNFATVCAAGQSPARFVSVEVRKDVATEFDWSFFGRMFDIKAFDSTVSVAGDSLVRFQ; from the coding sequence ATGAGCCTCAACTCTCTCCTCGCACAGCTGCGCCGCGACCGGAAAGGCTTCGGCGCGATGGAACTGGCGCTGGCGATGCCCTTCCTCATCCTCCTCGGCCTCGGCACGGTCGATGCCTCGAAGCTGATCTCCACCAAGATCGATTTCGAGCAGGCCGCCCAGCGCGGCACCGACTTCGCGCTCGCCAAGCGGCCCAACGGCAGCGACGGCAGCTACATCCAGGCCGAAGTGGCCTCGATGGCCGGGATCGACGCGCAGGATGTGACCGTCACCATCTTCCTCGAATGCAACGGCGTGAAGCAGACGAATTTCGCAACCGTCTGCGCCGCCGGCCAGAGCCCCGCCCGCTTCGTCAGCGTCGAGGTCCGCAAGGACGTCGCGACCGAATTCGACTGGAGCTTCTTCGGCCGCATGTTCGACATAAAGGCCTTCGACAGCACCGTCAGCGTCGCGGGCGACAGCCTGGTGAGGTTCCAGTGA
- a CDS encoding 2-hydroxychromene-2-carboxylate isomerase — MTKTVEFIFDFVSPNAYLAWYPLREMLAGQGASLTITPVFLGGMHKLTGNAPPMIRDAGIKGKNEYGMLEMRRFIARHDLQRFTMNPQFPFNSVTLQRMLIALEGDDRIDFIEAMLPPIWERGLDVTDAEQVGAALGAAGFNGESLLAQSQDPAIKQALIDSTEDAVNRGAFGIPTFYIGEEMFFGKERLGQMEEMLAEH, encoded by the coding sequence ATGACCAAGACCGTCGAGTTCATCTTCGATTTCGTAAGCCCCAACGCCTATCTCGCCTGGTATCCCTTGCGCGAAATGCTCGCCGGGCAGGGCGCGTCGCTCACGATCACGCCGGTCTTTCTCGGCGGGATGCACAAGCTGACCGGCAATGCGCCGCCGATGATCCGCGATGCGGGGATCAAGGGGAAGAACGAGTACGGCATGCTCGAAATGCGCCGTTTCATCGCCCGGCACGACTTGCAGCGCTTCACCATGAACCCGCAGTTCCCGTTCAACTCGGTCACGCTCCAACGCATGCTCATCGCGCTCGAGGGCGACGACCGGATCGACTTCATCGAGGCGATGCTGCCACCGATCTGGGAGCGCGGCCTTGACGTCACCGATGCCGAACAGGTCGGGGCGGCGCTTGGCGCAGCAGGCTTCAATGGCGAAAGCCTGCTCGCCCAGTCGCAGGACCCGGCAATCAAGCAGGCGCTGATCGACAGCACGGAGGACGCAGTGAACCGCGGCGCCTTCGGCATCCCGACTTTCTACATCGGCGAGGAAATGTTCTTCGGCAAGGAACGCCTCGGCCAGATGGAGGAAATGCTGGCCGAGCATTGA
- a CDS encoding LysR substrate-binding domain-containing protein: MKRTHLPLNALRVYDAAARHLSFTRAADELAVTPAAVGQQIRALEDHLGTVLFRRTSKGLELTEEGRAGLDALREGFLKFEESVQAMQAGQASDRYTIAAPREFYAQWLAPRLAAFRKATPGVQYQLVENENADFTEANLDLAVRLVDGPGDLEGVELAPARRVVVAAKDAPEEVLETWIDWPGAPLPEGAQPCVQVGNAGQALSSAVAGMGKAILPYLLVEESLKADKLQILEGPDEGRRAYWLVAPLPQWRQKKVKSLVAFLTEE, from the coding sequence ATGAAGCGTACGCACCTGCCTTTGAATGCCCTGCGCGTCTATGACGCGGCGGCCCGGCACCTCTCGTTCACCCGCGCGGCGGACGAGCTGGCGGTGACGCCGGCTGCGGTCGGCCAGCAGATCCGTGCGCTGGAAGATCACCTCGGGACGGTGCTGTTCCGCCGCACGTCCAAGGGGCTCGAGCTGACCGAGGAAGGGCGCGCGGGCCTCGATGCGCTGCGCGAAGGTTTCCTCAAGTTCGAGGAAAGCGTGCAGGCGATGCAGGCTGGCCAGGCGAGCGATCGCTACACCATCGCCGCGCCGCGCGAATTCTACGCCCAGTGGCTCGCCCCGCGCCTCGCCGCATTCCGCAAGGCGACGCCGGGGGTGCAGTACCAGCTGGTCGAGAACGAGAATGCCGACTTCACCGAGGCGAACCTCGACCTTGCCGTGCGGCTGGTCGACGGGCCGGGCGACCTCGAAGGGGTCGAACTCGCGCCCGCGCGCCGCGTGGTCGTGGCCGCGAAGGATGCACCGGAAGAGGTGCTCGAGACGTGGATCGACTGGCCCGGCGCCCCGCTTCCCGAAGGCGCGCAGCCCTGCGTGCAGGTCGGCAATGCGGGGCAGGCGCTCTCCAGCGCGGTCGCCGGCATGGGCAAGGCGATCCTGCCCTACCTGCTGGTCGAGGAATCGCTGAAGGCGGACAAGCTGCAGATCCTCGAAGGACCGGACGAAGGGCGCCGCGCCTACTGGCTAGTCGCGCCGCTGCCCCAGTGGCGGCAGAAGAAGGTCAAGAGCCTCGTCGCCTTCCTGACCGAGGAATGA
- a CDS encoding DUF6628 family protein, whose translation MSDTHSHRCALPLMLPEDRDERLLLVLLRRMAIHGLHDARAGWMALENYGIGFRKPLVLMRCFLHELASASKRNIRLAPCCAPRMTRDEGLMLAAIDLPSLDVLEALTDAGDVSRVMSAAHALRGELVRAASAP comes from the coding sequence TTGTCCGACACCCATTCCCATCGCTGCGCCCTTCCCCTGATGCTGCCGGAGGACCGCGACGAGCGGCTGCTGCTCGTGCTCTTGAGGCGCATGGCGATCCATGGCCTGCACGATGCGCGGGCGGGCTGGATGGCGCTGGAGAATTACGGGATCGGCTTTCGCAAGCCGCTCGTCCTGATGCGCTGCTTCCTGCATGAACTGGCGAGCGCTTCCAAACGCAACATCCGCCTCGCCCCCTGCTGCGCGCCGCGCATGACGCGTGACGAAGGGCTGATGCTCGCAGCGATCGACTTGCCGAGCCTCGATGTGCTCGAAGCGTTGACCGATGCAGGCGACGTATCGCGGGTGATGTCCGCCGCCCATGCGCTGCGCGGCGAACTGGTGCGGGCGGCGAGCGCTCCTTAA